A window from Hymenobacter volaticus encodes these proteins:
- the rpsT gene encoding 30S ribosomal protein S20 yields MANHKSALKRIRSNEAKRVLNRYQAKSTRTAIKKLRATTDATAAQELLSKVSSMLDRLAKKNIIHKNKAANNKSKLAKFVKSLAA; encoded by the coding sequence ATGGCAAATCATAAGTCGGCCCTTAAGCGCATCCGTTCCAACGAGGCTAAGCGCGTGCTGAACCGTTACCAGGCAAAATCAACCCGCACTGCTATCAAGAAGCTGCGTGCAACCACCGACGCTACAGCTGCACAAGAGCTGCTAAGTAAAGTATCGTCGATGCTGGATCGTCTGGCCAAAAAGAACATCATACACAAGAACAAAGCCGCCAACAACAAGTCGAAGCTGGCTAAGTTCGTGAAGTCGCTGGCTGCCTAA